A stretch of the Panicum virgatum strain AP13 chromosome 9N, P.virgatum_v5, whole genome shotgun sequence genome encodes the following:
- the LOC120687465 gene encoding probable acyl-activating enzyme 16, chloroplastic isoform X1, with protein MLAASSGQMVGLCFPRRSPSPLLSPRRRLLPRRPAARPRGGLPRWRCSSAASPPPPSADSALEHPLRRKCSPLLESVLLPGGSDLNVHEWKAVPDIWRTAAEKYPDLVAVIDPYHEPPTEWTYTQLEQEILDFSQGLRAIGVAPDEKLALFADNSCRWLVADQGIMATGAINVVRGTRSSDEELFQIYTHSESIAVVVDSPQFFNRLAESFISRINARFIVLLWGDKSCIDSKAVKDIPLYDYKDMTKLGRESRNTLLLSGHQGQQEVFETIAPEDVATLIYTSGTSGMPKGVMLTHRNLLHQIKNLWDIVPAEPGDRFVSMLPPWHAYERAFEYFIFTYGIQQVYTTVKYLKEDLQRYQPQYIISVPRVYETLYSSIHRQISSSSAARKIIALSLIKISLLYMETKRIYEGTVLSNNPVQPSFIVYMVKWIWARFIATFLWPLHNLAKILVYKKIHSAIGISKAGISGGGSLPMNVDKFFEAIGIKVQNGYGLTETSPVVAARRPFCNVLGTVGPPVKHTEIKVFDIETGDVLPDGSKGIVKIKGPQVMKGYYKNPSATNEALDQEGWFNTGDIGWIAPRHTVGPSQKCGGMLVLEGRAKDTIVLSTGENVEPAEIEEAASRSNLINQIVVIGQDQRRLGAIVVPNSDEVLAEAKRKSLVDENGEVAKDKVINMLYDELRTWTAHCSFRIGPIMIVDEPFTIDNGLMTPTMKTRRDKVTAKYQTEIEALFK; from the exons ATGCTCGCTGCCTCGTCCGGCCAAATGGTCGGGCTCTGCTTCCCGCGCCGCTCTCCGTCCCCGCTCCtcagcccccgccgccgcctcctccctcggcgCCCCGCCGCGAGGCCGCGCGGCGGCCTGCCCCGGTGGCGGTGCTCGTCCGCCGCCTCTCCGCCGCCCCCGTCCGCCGACTCCGCG CTTGAACATCCACTTCGTAGAAAGTGCTCTCCTCTACTTGAGAGTGTTCTATTACCTGGCGGAAGTGACTTGAACGTGCATGAATGGAAGGCAGTTCCAGATATCTGGAGGACAGCAGCAGAGAAATATCCTGACCTCGTAGCTGTAATAGATCCTTATCATGAACCGCCGACAGAATGGACATATACACAG CTTGAACAAGAAATATTGGATTTTTCTCAAGGTCTAAGGGCCATTGGCGTTGCTCCAGATGAAAAGCTAGCTCTATTTGCTGACAACTCATGTCGGTGGTTAGTTGCAGATCAAG GAATCATGGCtactggtgcaatcaatgttGTTAGAGGAACAAGATCTTCCGATGAAGAATTGTTTCAAATATACACTCATTCAGAAAG CATTGCAGTTGTTGTGGACAGTCCTCAATTCTTTAACCGGCTTGCAGAATCTTTCATATCAAGGATTAATGCAAGATTCATTGTGCTACTTTGGGGAGACAAATCATGCATAGATAGCAAAGCTGTGAAGGATATACCACTTTATGACTACAAGGATATGACTAAACTTGGCCGGGAGAGTCGTAATACTCTGCTTCTTTCTGGCCACCAAG GTCAGCAAGAAGTCTTCGAAACTATTGCTCCAGAAGATGTGGCAACACTTATATATACTAGTGGAACAAGTGGCATGCCGAAAGGTGTAATGCTGACCCACCGAAATCTCTTGCATCAG ATAAAGAATTTGTGGGACATTGTACCAGCAGAACCTGGTGATAGGTTCGTAAGCATGCTTCCACCATGGCATGCTTATGAGCGTGCTTTTGAGTACTTCATCTTCACTTACGGAATCCAGCAAGTTTACACTACCGTCAAGTACCTGAAG GAAGATTTGCAGCGTTACCAACCTCAGTATATTATATCGGTACCACGGGTCTATGAAACTTTGTACAG TTCCATTCATAGGCAGATTTCTTCCAGTTCGGCTGCTCGAAAAATCATTGCTCTTTCACTTATCAAGATAAGCTTACTATATATGGAGACCAAGAGGATCTATGAG GGAACAGTTTTATCGAACAATCCTGTTCAACCATCATTCATTGTCTATATGGTCAAGTGGATATGGGCAAGATTTATTGCCACATTTTTGTGGCCTTTGCATAATCTGGCAAAGATACTAGTCTACAAGAAAATTCATTCAGCAATCGGGATTTCAAAG GCTGGTATTAGTGGTGGTGGAAGTCTTCCGATGAATGTCGATAAGTTTTTTGAG GCCATTGGCATTAAAGTACAAAACGGCTATGGCCTAACTGAGACTTCTCCTGTTGTAGCTGCTAGAAGACCATTCTGCAAT GTTCTAGGCACGGTTGGCCCCCCAGTAAAACATACTGAAATCAAGGTTTTTGACATAGAGACTGGTGATGTGCTTCCAGATGGTTCAAAGGGGATTGTGAAAATTAAAGGACCACAAGTCATGAAGGGATACTATAAG aaCCCATCTGCTACGAATGAAGCTCTGGATCAAGAGGGTTGGTTCAACACTGGAGATATAGGTTGGATTGCACCTCGCCACACCGTAGGGCCGAGTCAGAAGTGTGGagggatgcttgttcttgaaggACGTGCAAAGGATACAATAGTTCTCTCTACAG GTGAAAATGTTGAACCTGCTGAGATTGAGGAAGCAGCTAGCAGGAGTAACTTGATTAATCAGATAGTTGTGATCGGCCAG GATCAACGGCGTCTTGGTGCCATAGTTGTTCCAAACAGTGATGAAGTTCTGGCAGAAGCAAAAAGGAAGTCTCTCGTTGATGAGAATGGCGAAGTGGCGAAAGATAAGGTCATAAACATGCTATATGATGAGCTGAGAACCTG GACCGCACATTGCTCTTTCCGCATCGGCCCTATCATGATCGTCGATGAACCATTTACA ATTGACAACGGACTGATGACACCCACCATGAAAACAAGACGGGACAAAGTGACTGCAAAATACCAAACAGAGATCGAAGCGTTGTTCAAGTGA
- the LOC120687465 gene encoding probable acyl-activating enzyme 16, chloroplastic isoform X2 has translation MATGAINVVRGTRSSDEELFQIYTHSESIAVVVDSPQFFNRLAESFISRINARFIVLLWGDKSCIDSKAVKDIPLYDYKDMTKLGRESRNTLLLSGHQGQQEVFETIAPEDVATLIYTSGTSGMPKGVMLTHRNLLHQIKNLWDIVPAEPGDRFVSMLPPWHAYERAFEYFIFTYGIQQVYTTVKYLKEDLQRYQPQYIISVPRVYETLYSSIHRQISSSSAARKIIALSLIKISLLYMETKRIYEGTVLSNNPVQPSFIVYMVKWIWARFIATFLWPLHNLAKILVYKKIHSAIGISKAGISGGGSLPMNVDKFFEAIGIKVQNGYGLTETSPVVAARRPFCNVLGTVGPPVKHTEIKVFDIETGDVLPDGSKGIVKIKGPQVMKGYYKNPSATNEALDQEGWFNTGDIGWIAPRHTVGPSQKCGGMLVLEGRAKDTIVLSTGENVEPAEIEEAASRSNLINQIVVIGQDQRRLGAIVVPNSDEVLAEAKRKSLVDENGEVAKDKVINMLYDELRTWTAHCSFRIGPIMIVDEPFTIDNGLMTPTMKTRRDKVTAKYQTEIEALFK, from the exons ATGGCtactggtgcaatcaatgttGTTAGAGGAACAAGATCTTCCGATGAAGAATTGTTTCAAATATACACTCATTCAGAAAG CATTGCAGTTGTTGTGGACAGTCCTCAATTCTTTAACCGGCTTGCAGAATCTTTCATATCAAGGATTAATGCAAGATTCATTGTGCTACTTTGGGGAGACAAATCATGCATAGATAGCAAAGCTGTGAAGGATATACCACTTTATGACTACAAGGATATGACTAAACTTGGCCGGGAGAGTCGTAATACTCTGCTTCTTTCTGGCCACCAAG GTCAGCAAGAAGTCTTCGAAACTATTGCTCCAGAAGATGTGGCAACACTTATATATACTAGTGGAACAAGTGGCATGCCGAAAGGTGTAATGCTGACCCACCGAAATCTCTTGCATCAG ATAAAGAATTTGTGGGACATTGTACCAGCAGAACCTGGTGATAGGTTCGTAAGCATGCTTCCACCATGGCATGCTTATGAGCGTGCTTTTGAGTACTTCATCTTCACTTACGGAATCCAGCAAGTTTACACTACCGTCAAGTACCTGAAG GAAGATTTGCAGCGTTACCAACCTCAGTATATTATATCGGTACCACGGGTCTATGAAACTTTGTACAG TTCCATTCATAGGCAGATTTCTTCCAGTTCGGCTGCTCGAAAAATCATTGCTCTTTCACTTATCAAGATAAGCTTACTATATATGGAGACCAAGAGGATCTATGAG GGAACAGTTTTATCGAACAATCCTGTTCAACCATCATTCATTGTCTATATGGTCAAGTGGATATGGGCAAGATTTATTGCCACATTTTTGTGGCCTTTGCATAATCTGGCAAAGATACTAGTCTACAAGAAAATTCATTCAGCAATCGGGATTTCAAAG GCTGGTATTAGTGGTGGTGGAAGTCTTCCGATGAATGTCGATAAGTTTTTTGAG GCCATTGGCATTAAAGTACAAAACGGCTATGGCCTAACTGAGACTTCTCCTGTTGTAGCTGCTAGAAGACCATTCTGCAAT GTTCTAGGCACGGTTGGCCCCCCAGTAAAACATACTGAAATCAAGGTTTTTGACATAGAGACTGGTGATGTGCTTCCAGATGGTTCAAAGGGGATTGTGAAAATTAAAGGACCACAAGTCATGAAGGGATACTATAAG aaCCCATCTGCTACGAATGAAGCTCTGGATCAAGAGGGTTGGTTCAACACTGGAGATATAGGTTGGATTGCACCTCGCCACACCGTAGGGCCGAGTCAGAAGTGTGGagggatgcttgttcttgaaggACGTGCAAAGGATACAATAGTTCTCTCTACAG GTGAAAATGTTGAACCTGCTGAGATTGAGGAAGCAGCTAGCAGGAGTAACTTGATTAATCAGATAGTTGTGATCGGCCAG GATCAACGGCGTCTTGGTGCCATAGTTGTTCCAAACAGTGATGAAGTTCTGGCAGAAGCAAAAAGGAAGTCTCTCGTTGATGAGAATGGCGAAGTGGCGAAAGATAAGGTCATAAACATGCTATATGATGAGCTGAGAACCTG GACCGCACATTGCTCTTTCCGCATCGGCCCTATCATGATCGTCGATGAACCATTTACA ATTGACAACGGACTGATGACACCCACCATGAAAACAAGACGGGACAAAGTGACTGCAAAATACCAAACAGAGATCGAAGCGTTGTTCAAGTGA
- the LOC120687466 gene encoding uncharacterized protein LOC120687466 codes for MVNFNFDLLELAGGESGEAAVAVVVAKKKSAAAAAKLVDAADPAEPAAHDKPKYSYFTKLQHDNGVRKCQQELKRLRDVLIKLREEEAKLKEKQRNEGRIKDLFEEQRRLRQEQRKLRIEEPTLVTERKTFYKAHGIPLEEDERKRPNNSDFADADSSSNYDAVSSNFYNNNDAGNCGGNDQVCAGGEHYSYGLDERQVERGHDNFSNERQGNSQGQPRMKKVYMPKVKASSNAETEVEEKPESASMTEEKVANTDNVVTAPASESDKSAGGATQDGPSNEQGASTREKNFPKGKA; via the exons ATGGTCAATTTCAATTTTGATCTGCTGGAGCTCGCGGGCGGCGAGTCCGGGGAGGCCgcggtcgccgtcgtcgtcgccaagAAGAagtcggcggccgccgccgccaagctcgTCGACGCCGCTGACCCCGCCGAGCCGGCCGCCCACGACAAGCCCAAGTACTCCTACTTCACCAAGCTGCAGCACGACAACG GTGTAAGAAAGTGTCAGCAAGAGTTGAAAAGGTTGAGGGACGTTCTAATAAAACTGAGGGAGGAGGAAGCAAAATTAAAGGAGAAGCAACGGAACGAAGGCCGTATCAAGGATTTGTTCGAGGAGCAAAGGAGACTGAGGCAGGAACAGAGGAAACTGAGGATCGAGGAACCCACATTGGTGACTGAAAGGAAAACTTTCTATAAGgcgcatggcattcctttggaGGAGGATGAGAGGAAGAGACCCAACAATTCTGATTTTGCCGATGCAGATTCTAGCAGCAATTATGATGCGGTTAGTAGTAATTTCTACAACAATAATGACGCTGGCAACTGTGGGGGCAACGACCAGGTGTGTGCTGGTGGTGAGCACTACTCATATGGACTTGACGAGAGGCAGGTTGAGAGAGGTCATGACAACTTCAGCAATGAGAGGCAGGGGAACAGTCAGGGCCAGCCTAGGATGAAGAAGGTGTACATGCCCAAGGTGAAGGCTTCCTCTAATGCTGAAACAGAGGTTGAGGAAAAGCCTGAAAGTGCTAGCATGACAGAAGAGAAGGTGGCCAATACGGATAATGTAGTCACTGCGCCTGCTTCTGAATCAGACAAGTCTGCTGG GGGTGCTACCCAAGATGGTCCTAGCAACGAGCAAGGTGCTAGCACTAGAGAGAAAAATTTTCCGAAAGGAAAAGCTTAA
- the LOC120687467 gene encoding pirin-like protein isoform X2, whose protein sequence is MPPRHPSNPRTRMTTTMMRLRQHLASPIYTSAIARIGNRAHHHRLPIAPPQKLRPSTANRTMSSSSSSSSSASDAAASTPFEKPRAVVKKLLAESQPEGQGATVRRSIGRHELRNLDPFLMLDEFSVSKPAGFPDHPHRGFETVTYMLEGAFTHQDFAGHKGTIRTGDVQWMTAGRGIVHSEMPAGDGVQKGLQLWINLSSKDKMIEPRYQELQSKDISRADKDGVEVRIIAGEAFGVRSPVYTRTPTMYMDFTMRPGSELHQPIPEGWNAFVYIIDGEGVFGRERSAPVGAHHCLVLGPGDGLSVWNKSGAPLRFALVGGQPLGEPVVQHGPFVMNSRAEIQQAMEDYYYGKNGFERATQWTSSSA, encoded by the exons ATGCCTCCTCGCCACCCCTCGAACCCACGCACaaggatgacgacgacgatgatgaggcTGAGGCAGCACCTGGCCTCCCCTATTTATACCTCCGCCATCGCCAGGATCGGCAACAgagcccaccaccaccgcctccccatCGCGCCACCGCAAAAGCTGCGACCAAGTACTGCTA ACCGAaccatgtcgtcgtcgtcgtcgtcgtcttcctctGCATCGGACGCCGCCGCTTCGACGCCGTTCGAGAAGCCCAGGGCCGTGGTCAAGAAGCTCCTCGCCGAGTCGCAGCCCGAGGGTCAGGGCGCCACCGTCCGGAGGAGCATCGGCAG GCATGAGCTCAGGAACCTGGACCCCTTCCTCATGCTCGACGAGTTCTCAG TCTCCAAGCCCGCCGGGTTCCCCGACCATCCCCACAGAGGATTCGAGACCGTCACCTACATGCTCGAG GGCGCCTTCACCCACCAGGATTTTGCAGGCCACAAGGGCACCATCAGGACAGGGGATGTCCAG TGGATGACTGCCGGGCGTGGCATCGTGCACTCGGAGATGCCGGCGGGAGACGGGGTGCAGAAGGGCCTGCAGCTCTGGATCAACCTCTCCTCCAAAGACAAGATGATCGAGCCCCGGTACCAGGAGCTCCAGAGCAAGGACATCAGCCGCGCCGACAAGGACGGCGTGGAGGTCCGGATCATCGCCGGCGAGGCCTTCGGCGTGCGCTCCCCGGTGTACACGCGCACCCCGACCATGTACATGGACTTCACCATGCGGCCGGGGTCGGAGCTCCACCAGCCCATCCCGGAGGGCTGGAACGCCTTCGTCTACAtcatcgacggcgagggcgtgtTCGGCCGGGAGAGGTCGGCCCCCGTCGGCGCGCACCACTGCCTCGTGCTGGGCCCCGGCGACGGGCTGAGCGTGTGGAACAAGTCCGGCGCGCCGCTGCGGTTCGCGCTGGTGGGCGGGCAGCCGCTGGGCGAGCCGGTGGTGCAGCACGGGCCCTTCGTCATGAACTCGCGCGCCGAGATCCAGCAGGCCATGGAGGACTACTACTACGGCAAGAACGGCTTCGAGAGGGCCACCCAGtggacctcctcctccgcctga
- the LOC120687467 gene encoding pirin-like protein isoform X1, translating to MPPRHPSNPRTRMTTTMMRLRQHLASPIYTSAIARIGNRAHHHRLPIAPPQKLRPSTASTTHNKLLLLLILLLVVVFFFFLIPTVLLPPDRTMSSSSSSSSSASDAAASTPFEKPRAVVKKLLAESQPEGQGATVRRSIGRHELRNLDPFLMLDEFSVSKPAGFPDHPHRGFETVTYMLEGAFTHQDFAGHKGTIRTGDVQWMTAGRGIVHSEMPAGDGVQKGLQLWINLSSKDKMIEPRYQELQSKDISRADKDGVEVRIIAGEAFGVRSPVYTRTPTMYMDFTMRPGSELHQPIPEGWNAFVYIIDGEGVFGRERSAPVGAHHCLVLGPGDGLSVWNKSGAPLRFALVGGQPLGEPVVQHGPFVMNSRAEIQQAMEDYYYGKNGFERATQWTSSSA from the exons ATGCCTCCTCGCCACCCCTCGAACCCACGCACaaggatgacgacgacgatgatgaggcTGAGGCAGCACCTGGCCTCCCCTATTTATACCTCCGCCATCGCCAGGATCGGCAACAgagcccaccaccaccgcctccccatCGCGCCACCGCAAAAGCTGCGACCAAGTACTGCTAGTACTACCCACAACaagctcctgctcctcctgaTTCTTCTGCTagtcgtcgtcttcttcttcttcttgatcccGACCGTCTTGTTGCCCCCAGACCGAaccatgtcgtcgtcgtcgtcgtcgtcttcctctGCATCGGACGCCGCCGCTTCGACGCCGTTCGAGAAGCCCAGGGCCGTGGTCAAGAAGCTCCTCGCCGAGTCGCAGCCCGAGGGTCAGGGCGCCACCGTCCGGAGGAGCATCGGCAG GCATGAGCTCAGGAACCTGGACCCCTTCCTCATGCTCGACGAGTTCTCAG TCTCCAAGCCCGCCGGGTTCCCCGACCATCCCCACAGAGGATTCGAGACCGTCACCTACATGCTCGAG GGCGCCTTCACCCACCAGGATTTTGCAGGCCACAAGGGCACCATCAGGACAGGGGATGTCCAG TGGATGACTGCCGGGCGTGGCATCGTGCACTCGGAGATGCCGGCGGGAGACGGGGTGCAGAAGGGCCTGCAGCTCTGGATCAACCTCTCCTCCAAAGACAAGATGATCGAGCCCCGGTACCAGGAGCTCCAGAGCAAGGACATCAGCCGCGCCGACAAGGACGGCGTGGAGGTCCGGATCATCGCCGGCGAGGCCTTCGGCGTGCGCTCCCCGGTGTACACGCGCACCCCGACCATGTACATGGACTTCACCATGCGGCCGGGGTCGGAGCTCCACCAGCCCATCCCGGAGGGCTGGAACGCCTTCGTCTACAtcatcgacggcgagggcgtgtTCGGCCGGGAGAGGTCGGCCCCCGTCGGCGCGCACCACTGCCTCGTGCTGGGCCCCGGCGACGGGCTGAGCGTGTGGAACAAGTCCGGCGCGCCGCTGCGGTTCGCGCTGGTGGGCGGGCAGCCGCTGGGCGAGCCGGTGGTGCAGCACGGGCCCTTCGTCATGAACTCGCGCGCCGAGATCCAGCAGGCCATGGAGGACTACTACTACGGCAAGAACGGCTTCGAGAGGGCCACCCAGtggacctcctcctccgcctga
- the LOC120687467 gene encoding pirin-like protein isoform X3, protein MPPRHPSNPRTRMTTTMMRLRQHLASPIYTSAIARIGNRAHHHRLPIAPPQKLRPNRTMSSSSSSSSSASDAAASTPFEKPRAVVKKLLAESQPEGQGATVRRSIGRHELRNLDPFLMLDEFSVSKPAGFPDHPHRGFETVTYMLEGAFTHQDFAGHKGTIRTGDVQWMTAGRGIVHSEMPAGDGVQKGLQLWINLSSKDKMIEPRYQELQSKDISRADKDGVEVRIIAGEAFGVRSPVYTRTPTMYMDFTMRPGSELHQPIPEGWNAFVYIIDGEGVFGRERSAPVGAHHCLVLGPGDGLSVWNKSGAPLRFALVGGQPLGEPVVQHGPFVMNSRAEIQQAMEDYYYGKNGFERATQWTSSSA, encoded by the exons ATGCCTCCTCGCCACCCCTCGAACCCACGCACaaggatgacgacgacgatgatgaggcTGAGGCAGCACCTGGCCTCCCCTATTTATACCTCCGCCATCGCCAGGATCGGCAACAgagcccaccaccaccgcctccccatCGCGCCACCGCAAAAGCTGCGACCAA ACCGAaccatgtcgtcgtcgtcgtcgtcgtcttcctctGCATCGGACGCCGCCGCTTCGACGCCGTTCGAGAAGCCCAGGGCCGTGGTCAAGAAGCTCCTCGCCGAGTCGCAGCCCGAGGGTCAGGGCGCCACCGTCCGGAGGAGCATCGGCAG GCATGAGCTCAGGAACCTGGACCCCTTCCTCATGCTCGACGAGTTCTCAG TCTCCAAGCCCGCCGGGTTCCCCGACCATCCCCACAGAGGATTCGAGACCGTCACCTACATGCTCGAG GGCGCCTTCACCCACCAGGATTTTGCAGGCCACAAGGGCACCATCAGGACAGGGGATGTCCAG TGGATGACTGCCGGGCGTGGCATCGTGCACTCGGAGATGCCGGCGGGAGACGGGGTGCAGAAGGGCCTGCAGCTCTGGATCAACCTCTCCTCCAAAGACAAGATGATCGAGCCCCGGTACCAGGAGCTCCAGAGCAAGGACATCAGCCGCGCCGACAAGGACGGCGTGGAGGTCCGGATCATCGCCGGCGAGGCCTTCGGCGTGCGCTCCCCGGTGTACACGCGCACCCCGACCATGTACATGGACTTCACCATGCGGCCGGGGTCGGAGCTCCACCAGCCCATCCCGGAGGGCTGGAACGCCTTCGTCTACAtcatcgacggcgagggcgtgtTCGGCCGGGAGAGGTCGGCCCCCGTCGGCGCGCACCACTGCCTCGTGCTGGGCCCCGGCGACGGGCTGAGCGTGTGGAACAAGTCCGGCGCGCCGCTGCGGTTCGCGCTGGTGGGCGGGCAGCCGCTGGGCGAGCCGGTGGTGCAGCACGGGCCCTTCGTCATGAACTCGCGCGCCGAGATCCAGCAGGCCATGGAGGACTACTACTACGGCAAGAACGGCTTCGAGAGGGCCACCCAGtggacctcctcctccgcctga
- the LOC120687468 gene encoding 4-hydroxy-3-methylbut-2-enyl diphosphate reductase-like, whose protein sequence is MLAASLKPAPSLAAFSPSTRRSPAPSVAFPFPARLNQRPLFSAAATAEGTGAPASQGEDSSSFSSAAAAPIDEARLAQFAADWEAARADKEQGNILTLPVLRANSGGLIVKFNSLQGFVPNPLLSPAHWCKDPKRPIQDVTKDLVGTSISVKVSEVNEEQRKLVFTEKDASWSKYSSQIKIGDIYDGIVGSGFHYGAFVHLRFPDGLHHLTGLVHISEVSWDLVQDVQDFLNEGDAVKVIVVNIDMEKSRIALSIRQLEEDPLLETLDKVIPLEADQSPDHIMSPSEVELLPGLDGICNELLQEDGITDVQFGRQVLEKRVVSQDLELWLSNVPAKDNKFTLLARAGRQVQEVYLTSSLDQEGIKKAVQRVLGRVP, encoded by the exons ATGCTGGCGGCGTCCCTCAAGCCCGCGCCCTCCCTCGCGGCCTTCTCCCCTTCCACCCGGAGGAGTCCCGCGCCATCAGTCGCCTTCCCCTTCCCTGCCCGCCTCAACCAGCGTCCGCTCTTCTCGGCCGCCGCAACCGCCGAGGGCACCGGCGCCCCCGCCAGCCAGGGGGAAGactcctcctccttttcctccgccgccgccgccccgatcGATGAGGCGCGCCTGGCCCAG TTTGCTGCGGACTGGGAAGCCGCGCGCGCGGACAAGGAGCAGGGGAACATCCTCACGCTGCCGGTGCTCAGGGCAAATAGCGGTGGGCTCATCGTCAAGTTCAACTCCCTGCAGGGGTTCGTGCCCAACCCTCTCCTCAGCCCCGCGCACTGGTGCAAAG ACCCAAAAAGGCCCATCCAAGATGTTACGAAGGACCTAGTAGGAACGTCCATTTCTGTCAAG GTGTCTGAAGTAAATGAGGAGCAAAGGAAGCTTGTCTTCACCGAGAAAGATGCTAGTTGGTCAAAATACTCTTCCCAAATCAAGATTGGTGACATCTATGATGGAATTGTGGGCTCAGGGTTCCACTATGGTGCATTTGTTCACCTGAGATTTCCTGATG GATTACATCATCTTACTGGTCTTGTACATATCTCTGAGGTGTCTTGGGATCTTGTTCAAGATGTCCAGGATTTTCTAAATGAAGGGGATGCTGTCAAGGTTATAGTGGTCAATATTGATAT GGAGAAGTCAAGGATAGCTTTATCAATCAGACAACTGGAGGAAGATCCTCTATTGGAGACATTGGATAAAGTTATTCCTTTG gAAGCTGATCAATCTCCTGACCATATCATGTCTCCTTCAGAAGTTGAACTTCTGCCAGGACTTGATGGTATATGTAATGAACTATTGCAAGAGGATGG TATAACTGATGTACAGTTTGGGCGCCAAGTGTTGGAGAAACGTGTTGTTTCACAAGATTTGGAGCTTTGGCTTTCCAAC GTGCCAGCTAAGGATAACAAGTTCACACTTCTTGCGCGAGCTGGGAGGCAG GTCCAGGAAGTGTATTTGACATCTTCCCTAGACCAGGAGGGCATAAAGAAGGCTGTGCAAAGAGTACTAGGGCGTGTTCCTTGA
- the LOC120687469 gene encoding uncharacterized protein LOC120687469, which produces MPYGGGASHQQPSCTTVPLGKSVRCALRAAIGMQKKPKDKPKPRNPGRGDPASAGSGSSAELISSFSKEAARKESVVRVVLSSGVVEVYPGVVLACTVIQRHLPGLCLAHPDVFRNPHGAVLRPLEPLFPGQKFLLIPWSTVVKLKQKIPESSIGAFADEDTGSEEATSSPETGEEEDQDQDHSGGAAASAEEERHDSSLMPACSAREYFVARDPWSACRFRRLVEQGLAVEPSREEQPEQRKGKARKKGQKKRKGNSKKRRERRPGPAAGPLRPAGLRALATARRTWEPSLPSVVEEENGGSSELFPSHDRS; this is translated from the coding sequence atgcCGTACGGCGGCGGTGCATCCCATCAGCAGCCATCTTGCACCACGGTGCCGCTGGGCAAGTCGGTGCGCTGCGCGCTCCGGGCGGCGATCGGCATGCAGAAGAAGCCCAAGGACAAGCCGAAGCCGAGGAACCCCGGCAGGGGCGACCCGGCGTCCGCGGGCAGCGGCAGCTCCGCGGAGCTGATCAGCTCCTTCTCCAAGGAGGCGGCGAGGAAGGAGTCGGTGGTGCGTGTGGTGCTGTCGAGCGGCGTGGTGGAGGTGTACCCGGGGGTGGTGCTGGCGTGCACCGTCATCCAGAGGCACCTGCCGGGGCTCTGCCTGGCGCACCCGGACGTGTTCCGCAACCCGCACGGCGCGGTGCTCCGCCCGCTCGAGCCGCTCTTCCCCGGCCAGAAGTTCCTGCTCATCCCCTGGTCCACCGTCGTCAAGCTCAAGCAGAAGATCCCCGAGAGCTCCATCGGCGCCTTCGCCGACGAGGACACGGGGAGCGAGGAGGCCACGTCGTCCCCGGAaacgggagaggaggaggaccaggaCCAGGAccacagcggcggcgccgcggcgtcggcggaggaggagcggcacgATAGCAGCTTGATGCCGGCGTGCAGCGCGCGGGAGTACTTCGTGGCCAGGGACCCGTGGTCGGCGTGCCGGTTCAGGAGGCTGGTGGAGCAGGGCCTGGCCGTGGAGCCGAGCAGAGAGGAGCAgccggagcagaggaagggCAAGGCAAGGAAGAAGGGGCAGAAGAAGCGGAAGGGGAATAGTAAGAAGCGGAGAGAGCGTCGTCCAGGTCCAGCCGCCGGGCCACTGCGGCCGGCGGGGTTGAgggcgctggcgacggcgaggaggacgtGGGAGCCCAGCCTGCCgtcggtggtggaggaggagaacgGAGGATCGTCGGAGTTGTTCCCAAGCCATGATCGATCATGA